In Tachyglossus aculeatus isolate mTacAcu1 chromosome 10, mTacAcu1.pri, whole genome shotgun sequence, the following proteins share a genomic window:
- the LOC119933598 gene encoding olfactory receptor 6C74-like translates to MGNGTGVTEFILLGLTNDPHLQALIFLVLFLAYTVGISGNLTIVTLTLLDSRLHTPMYFFLRSFSLLEIAFTSACIPRFLVTLASGDRTISFSNCFTQLFFTIFLAVTEFFLLAAMSYDRYVAICRPLHYTTVMSRGVCSLLVLCSFLSSYMIVFPPFVMAIRLDFCDSNIINHFFCDSSPLMGLSCTDTRFLELMAFLLSLGTLFITLALMTASYTAIARAILRLPSAQQRRKAFSTCTSHMVVVSITYGSCIFMYIKPSAKDRVELTKGVAVLNTSVPPMLNPFIYTLRNEQVKQAFRALVLRIGFSSRK, encoded by the coding sequence ATGGGAAACGGCACGGGGGTGACAGAGTTCATTCTCTTGGGACTCACAAATGACCCCCACCTGCAGGCTTTGATCTTCCTCGTCCTCTTTCTCGCCTACACAGTAGGCATCTCTGGgaacctgaccatcgtcaccctaaccctgctggactcccgcctccacactcccatgtactttttcctgcGCAGCTTCTCCTTGTTGGAGATCGCCTTCACGTCCGCCTGTATTCCCAGATTCCTGGTCACCCTTGCCAGcggagacagaaccatttccttttccaactgcttcactcagctgttcttcACCATCTTCCTGGCGGTGACAGAGTTCTTCCTCTTAgccgccatgtcctacgaccgctatgttgccatctgccggCCGCTGCATTACACGACCGTCATGAGCCGGGGCGTATGCTCCCTGCTGgtcctctgctcttttctctccagttATATGATCGTGTTCCCACCGTTTGTGATGGCCATCCGGCTAGACTTCTGCGACTCCAACATCATCAACCATTTTTTCTGCGATTCTTCCCCATTGATGGGGCTTTCCTGCACAGACACCCGCTTCTTGGAGCTGATGGCTTTTCTCTTGTCCTTGGGGACGCTCTTCATTACCTTGGCGCTAATGACTGCGTCCTACACGGCCATTGCCCGCGCCATCCTGAGGCTTCCCTCCGCCCAACAGAGGAGAAAAGCCTTCTCCACGTGCACCTCCCACATGGTTGTGGTTTCCATCACATATGGCAGTTgcatcttcatgtacatcaaaccgtctgccaaggacagggtggaactgACCAAGGGGGTGGCGGTGCTCAACACTTCCGttccccccatgctgaaccccttcatctacaccctgcggaacgagcaggtcaagcaggccttcAGGGCCCTGGTGCTCCGGattgggttttcctccaggaagtga